The following DNA comes from Chitinophaga nivalis.
CAAACTGCTTTACTATCGCCTGTCGGTAGCAGACGTGATCAACGCTGTACGCACCAATAACAACGAATCCGGCGGTAGAAAATTTGAGCTGAGTGACATTGGATATATCATCAAAACTTCCGGTTATTTAAAATCCATCAGTGAGATAGAAAATATTCCGGTAAAAACACAGAACAGTATTCCTATCCGGGTGGCGGATGTGGCAGCCGTGCAGATGACCGGCGAAACCCGCCTCGGCATATTTGACCAGGATGGAGAAGGAGAGCGTGTAGGCGGTATCGTGGTGATGCGCTATGGAGAAAATGCGGCGGAAGTGATTGAAAAAGTAAAAGCCAGAATGAAAGAAGTGGCGAAAGGCATGCCGGAGAAAGTAAAGTTTGATATCGTATACGACCGGGGAGACCTGATCCGTGAATCGGTAGAATCCATCAAAGGTACGCTGATAGAGGAAATGATAGTAGTGTCGGTAGTGGTGATTATTTTCCTTTTCCACTGGCGCAGCGCCCTGAGTATTATCATACAGATTCCGATTACCCTGGCAGCCAGCTTTATTCTGCTGAATGCGTTCGGAATTTCTTCCAACATTATGTCACTGACAGGTATCGCGCTGGCGATCGGTGTGATTGTGGACAATGGTATCATCATGAGTGAAAATGCCTATAAACATCTGGCCGAACGATATGCCGGATGGGAGGAGCAACAAAAAAATAAGCAACTATGAACTGGCTGAAAAATATATTCAAAAAATCACCGCAGTGGATCAGTGAGGAAGAACGGCTACGGGTGATCGGCGACTCCAGCAAACAGGTATCCCGTGGTGTATTTTTTGCCACCGTGATCATCATCACTTCCTTTTTACCGGTATTTATGCTCACCGGACAGGAAGGGAAACTGTTTCACCCGCTCGCCTATACGAAAACATTTATCATGATCGTGGATGCGCTGCTGGTGATTACCCTGGCGCCGGTACTGATTTCCTTTTTTATGAAAGGTAAATTCCGGCCGGATCATGCGAACCCGGTCAACCGTTTCCTGGAAAGGATATATGAACCTGTGATCAAAGGGGTACTGAAATGGCGCAAAACCACCATCGCCATCAATGTGATTGCACTGGTGGTGACAATCCCTTTGCTGAAAAGCCTGGGCAGTGAGTTTATGCCGCCGCTGGATGAACAAAGCGTATTATTTATGCCGGTAACGTTACCGGATATCTCCAATGCAGAAGCCAAACGGATTTTACAGGTACAGGATAAAATCATTAAATCAGTACCGGAGGTAGAGAAGGTACTGGGGAAAGCCGGTCGCGCTAATACCGCTACCGATAACTCGCCCATCAGCATGATTGAAACCATCATTATGCTGAAGCCTACATCACAATGGAGAGAAGGTAAAACCAAGAAAGATATTATCGATGAACTGGACGCCAAATTACAGATTCCGGGTGTGGTAAACGGATGGACGCAACCCATCATCAACCGGATCAATATGCTGGCAACGGGTATTCGTACAGACGTGGGCGTGAAGGTATATGGTCAGAACCTGGATACTATTGCAGCGGTATCAGAACGGGTACGTAAGGCCCTGGAAGGTACCGCCGGCGTGATGGACCTGTACGTGGAACCGGTTACCGGCGGTAAATACCTGGATATATCCGTGCGCCGGGGAGAACTGGCCCGCTACGGATTGAGTGTAGACGATATCAATCAGACCGTAGAAACCGCCCTGGGTGGTGCGCCGGTAGGAAATACCATCGAAGGCCGCCAGCGTTTCTCCATCAGCGTACGACTGGCACAGGATTACCGCAACAGCGTAGAGCAGATCAAGCGCATGCCGGTGATGTCTGCCGCGATGGGAGAGGTGCCTTTATCAGCCGTAGCAGATGTAAAGTTTGTGGATGGCCCGCCGATGATTACGTCTGAAAATGCCATGCTGCGGGGCGCTGTATTATTCAATGTACGCGGTCGCGACCTGGGTAGTACCGTAAAAGATGCGATCGATAAAATGAATGCGGCGCAAGGCATCCTGCCACAAGGTTATTACCTGGAGTGGAGCGGGCAATACGAAAACCTGATCCGCGGTCAGCAAACCCTGTTGTGGATTGCGCCGGTAGTACTCACCATCATTTTCTTCTCGCTGTATTTCGCTTTCCATTCTATCCGCGAAGCATTCCTGAGTCTGATCACAGTGCCTTTTGCCCTGATTGGCGGCGCCTACATGATATACTTCTGGGGGGTGAACCTCTCAGTAGCCGTGGCAGTAGGTTTTATTGCCCTCTTTGGTATCGCCGTGGAAACGGGGATTGTGATGGTGATATACCTCAATGATGCGATGCAGCAGCTGGTGAAACAAAAAGGCAACAGCGCCGCTACCATTACCCGGGAAGACCTGCGGGTGCAGGTGATTTACGGCGCCGCGCGCCGACTGCGTCCTAAACTGATGACGGTGTGTGTATCGTTGTTCGGACTGGTACCGGTGTTATGGGCCAGCGGAGTAGGTACCGATGTGATGAAGCCCATTGTGTTGCCGATGATTGGCGGGGTATTGACCTCCTCCACACATATTCTGCTGGTAACACCACTGATCTTCTTGATGACGAAAGAATATGAATTACGCAAGTACGGAAAATTAGAGATCCATGAAGTACATCACTAAATATATCATGGGATTGCTGTTTTGTGTGCCGGTACAACTATGGGCGCAACAGGCGCCGGTAATACCGCTGGACAGCATCCTGCAACGGATAGACCGCAACAACATCCTGCTGCAGTCTTACGGACTAAAGGCCGAAAGCTACAAATACAGTGCAGATGCTGCCACCGCCTGGATGGCGCCGATGGTAGGGGCGGGAACTTTTATGACGCCTTATCCCGGCCAAACCATCATGGATGAAAAAGATAAAGGCAGCATCATGCTGCAGCTGGAACAGGACATTCCCAATCCTGCCAAACTACGGGCTAAAAAGCAATTCATTGCCTCGCAGGGGAATGTAGAACTGGCTACCCGCGGCATCACCGGCAATGAACTGAAAGCACAGGCAAAGCGCCTGTATTTCAACTGGCTGGTGGCACGGCAACGGATACACGTACTGCAGGAGAATGAAAAAATCATGGTGATGATGAAGCAGATCGAAGAAGTACGGTATCCCTATAACCAGTCGCAGCTGAGCGGTGTATACAAGGCCACGGCCAAAATAGAAGAGAACCGGAACATGATCCGGATGCAGGAAGGCACCATTGCCAAAGCACGGTCGTGGCTCAACAGCCTGATGAATGTACCCGGCAACCAGGCTTTTGATATTGACACCACTTACCGGCCGGTATTTGAAGCGGCGCCTTCCTATGATACGGCTGCGCTGGCGGCGGTACGGCAAGATGTGTGGAAGATGAACGAAAGCATTCGTTCCATGCAGCTGAATGTAGTGAGTATGAAGCAGGATAAGAAGCCGGATTTTAAAGTGCGTTTTGATCATATGTCGCCGCTGGGTGGCATGATGCCAAAGGCTTTCAGCGCCATGGGAATGGTGAGTATACCCATTGTGCCCTGGGCATCGAAGATGTACCGCTCCGGTATTAAATCCATGGAATACAATGTACAGGCAATGGAGAAAGAGCGGGCGGCGATGCTGCAGGAAACACAGGGAATGTTGTACGGTATGCAGTATGAAATACAATCTATGCAGCAACGTATTACAGCCATGGAAAGTAAAATTATTCCGGCGCTGCAACATACACTGGATGCCGGTTTCCTGAACTATCAGGAAAATAAGCTGGCCATCACCAATGTAATAGATGCCTGGGAAGCGCTCACTATGATGCAGTCTGGTATTCTGGATGAAAAATTGAAACTCTACGAAATGATAGTGGATTATGAGAAACAGTTATATCGTTAACATCCTGCTGATACTGTTGGGCGGTATAACCGGCCTGGCAGCCTGCAAAGCCGGCAGTAATAAACATACCCCTGCATCGGAGCCGGCAGGTAAAGGTGCCGATACCGTCGTGCGGGGCGCCCATAAAGAGCAGCTACCGGATAGCAGTATTACCCGGTTGACACAGCCGGTGAATGCCCGGGTCATCGCAAGGATGCCGGTTATTTCACCGGAAGGAGGCAGCCGTATTTTTTCTTCGGTAGTAAACGGGGTCATTACCTACGATACCCGCAACCAGACCAGTATTGCCAGCCGGGTAGGCGGGCGTATTGAAAGGTTGCTGATCAAGTATAATTATCAGCCGGTACGCAAGGGCCAGCTGATTATGGAAATCTATTCGCCCGACCTGGCGGCGGCACAACGGGAACTCCTATACGTAGCTGCCAATGGCAATCAATCCGATATGCTGGCACGTGCCCGGCAACGCTTGTCGTTACTGGGAATGTCGGGCAGTGGTATCGACCAGGTATTGAAAACCCGACAGATTGTATACCGCATACCGGTATATAGTAACAGTGACGGCTATATCCTGGAGAAGAGTGCCGCTGCTTCACCTGTGGCGAGTCCTGCGGCTGCTCCGGCTGCTGCTGGCGGCGGAGATGGCATGTCGGGTATGAGTGGTGGCAGTGCACCGGCCGCTGCATCGGGTAGTGCTGCAGCGGCACCGGCAACTACGCCTGTACTGTTGCGCGAAGGGCAATATGTGAGCGCGGGGCAATCATTGTTTACCGTGTATGGCGCTACCAACCTGGTTGCAGAATTTGCTTTTCCGTCGCAACTGGCGGCGCATATCCGGCGCGGACAAAAACTCCTCTTTTATCCGGCAACAGACAATAGTCAGATGCAGGCCGGGAATATTGGTTTGATTGAACCGGTTTTCCGCAACGGACAAAACTTTATGCTGGGCAGGGTATACCTGGGACAGCACACCTTACGGCCCGGTACCCTGATCAATGCCAGCGTACCGGTAGTGTATACTACCGGCTGGTGGCTGCCTAAAAAAGCCGTGTGGCGCTTAGGCAACAAAACCATTGTATTTAAACAGGAACAGGATGTATTTATTCCGGTGGAAGTAACGTCCGGCGTGGAAGCAGAGGACTGGATACAACTCACGGATACCGTTTCCGGCGACTGGAAAGTGGCGGCCAATGCGGCTTATCTGGTAGACAGTGAAAGCTTTATCAAAACAACTCATCAAGTGCAATAATCAGCGATATGGAAAGAAAACAATTTATCAAAGCTGCAGGGTGGATGGCATTGGTGCCGGCATTGTTACTGGCTGCCTGCCAGGATACAGATAAAAAACCGGCAACGGAAGTCGCACCGGCAGCTACTTTCACCTGTCCTATGCACCCACAGATCGTACAGCATAAACCGGGTACCTGCCCTATCTGCGGCATGGACCTGGTGCCTTTCGATAAGAATAATAAAGAGCTGGCACTCACTTTAGGAGAAAGTCAGCTGGCACTGGCGAATATTACTACTACGACTATCGGGGCAGGGGTGCTCTCCAATTTTAAACAACTGAATGGACGCCTGGCTGTTGATCCGGCCAATACAGCGGTTATTTCCAGCCGGGTGGCCGGCCGTATGGAAGTGATGTATATCAAAGAAACAGGTGTAAAAGTCAGCAAAGGCCAACCATTATATAAAATTTATTCGGAGCAGCTGGCAGCACTGCAGCAGGAGTACCTGCTGGCGGCGGCACAGGTGAAACAGTTTCCGGAGGATGCCCGCTTTAAACAAATTGCGGCGGCGGCCCGTCAGAAGCTGGCCCTGTATGATCAATCACCTGCACAGATAGATCAGCTGTTGCAGTCACAAAAAGTGAATCCTTATGTGACCTATCCGGCAACAGTGAGTGGTGTGGTATCGGAGCTGTCTGCCGCAGAAGGGCAATATGTGGCAGAAGGTGGCGCTGTGATGCGGCTGGAAGGCTACCAGCAATTATGGGTGGAAGCAGATGTGTATCCGGCGGAAGCCGCAGCCGTACATACCGGACAAGTGGTGAAGGTAGTGGTGGCCGGATGGGAAAATGAACCGCAGCAGATGACCATACAGTTTATTAACCCGGCTTTGCAAAGCGGCAGTCAGCTGATGCAGTTGCGGGGAACCGTTGCGAATGCGGACAGCCGCTGGCAGCCAGGTATGCAGGCAAATATACTGTTACCGCTGAAAAGCAGCGGGGAAGCACTGAGCCTGCCGGTAGATGCCGTGATCCGGGATGGCAAAGGCACGCATGTGTGGGTGGAAAAATCCAAGGGTAAGTTTGAGCCCCGTAAGGTGACCACCGGTATGGAAAACGCGGATGCGGTAGAAATTACGTCCGGACTGGAAGCCGGGGATAAAGTAGTGATTACCGGCGCCTATTTGTTGTACAGTGAGTATATCCTGAAGAAAGGTGTTAATCCGATGGCAGCAACAGGTGGTCATCAACACGGATAAGTAAACAATTTGCAGGCAAAAAAATGATAACAATGATAAAAAAATGGATGACGGGAATAGGGTTACTGCTGGTTACCTTTTTCTGGATGGCATGTGGTAACGGTAACGATAGTACGAATAATAAGGCAACGACCGACAGCGCTGCAGCTGCCCCACAGCAAGATACGGTGTCAGTTACACCGGTAGCAGGGGTGGTGTTGAAAGAAGATGCACTGAATGCCATTTATATACATTATATGCGGCTGACAGATGCCCTGACAGCTGGTGAAGTAGCCGCAGCCAGAATTGCCGGCAGTGCCATCGAAGCCGGTGCTGCCAATATACCCGGTGGCGCCGGGCTGGCCCGTACAGCCGCCGGTATTATGGCGGCAGGGGATATTGAAACACAACGAACCGCTTTTGCTGCATTGAGTGAAGATTTTATTGCGCTGGTGAAAAAGTCGGGTTTGCAACGGGGCACCCTCTATGTGGATTTTTGCCCGATGGCGATGAATGATAAAGGCGCTTACTGGCTGAGTGCCAATAAAGTCATCAGCAATCCTTATTTCGGAGCGGAGATGCTGACCTGTGGAGAAGTGAAAACAACGATTCAGTAAGTGAATGGTCTGTAAAAGACGATTGTTACGATTGCATTTTTATCTGTCAAAAAAATACAAAATGAGAACTATTATCACAGGTGTTATCACCCTCGCCACTTTCACTTTTGTTGCCTGCAACAGCAACAACAACGCTACCAGCCATGCCGGGCATGGGCATGATTCAACAGCGGCGGCAGCGCCAGCTGAAACACCTGCCGAAACGGTGAACACGGTAGCCCCGCAATTTACCAACCTGGATGCCAAGGTGGCCGCTTCCTGGAAAACAGTCGTGGATAGCTATCTGCAACTTAAAAACGGTCTGGCAGCAGATGACGATGCTGCTGCTGCAAAGGCAGGGAAAGAAATGGCTGCGGCACTGGCAAAACTGGATAAACAATTGCTGACACCGGAGCAGGCAAAAGTATATCAGGAAAATGAAGAAGACCTGTTGGAACATGCTTCACATATCGGACAAAATGCCGGTAACATTGCACATCAACGGGAACATTTTGAAACCATGAGTGAAGAGGTATATGTGCTGGTAAAAGCCTTTGGTGGCGGCCAGCCTTTGTACCAGGACTTCTGCCCGATGTATAATGATAATAAAGGCGCTTACTGGCTGAGTGAAGCAAAGGACGTGAAAAATCCTTACCAGGGTAGTAAAATGTCTGGCTGCGGTATCGTGAAAGAGATGATCAGATAAGAAGCATAGATGTATTTGTCTGGCGCCGGCCCGGTATCTTCACCGGGCCGGTTTGTATGCCTATAAAACACAGTGGTTATGCGGACCTTAAAAATTGCCTTGTCAGTTGCGGGCATACTTTTTTTGTTGATACAGCTGATCCGGCCGGAAAAAAATCAACAGGAACCTACGCCTGATCGGTTGGATAGCATACCACCGGCGGTAGCCACATTATTGAAAAATGCCTGTTATGACTGTCATAGCAACCAGACGGTATATCCCTGGTATGCGCACATTCAGCCGGCAGGATGGTTCCTGGCACATCATATCCGGGACGGAAAAGCAGCACTCAACTTTGATACTTTCCGGCAATACACCATGAAGAAACAACGGAGTAAACTGAAAAGTATGAAGACGCAGCTTACCACCGGGCAGATGCCGTTGTCATCCTACACCTGGCTGCATCCGGCGGCCACCCTTACAACGGCGCAGCGTAGCCGGATGATCCACTGGATCGATAGCCTGCTGGCCGTAAAATAACGATCAACCTAATCTCCAATTGCATTCTACCTATCTTTACCGGAAGATGCAGACGACCTGCCTCAATGGCAATAATTTTTATCATGGCTAAGAGCAAACATTATTATATCCGTCAATCACACCGTTATCTGGGCCTGCTGCTGGGCATCCAGTTTCTGCTGTGGACCATTGGCGGCCTGTATTTCAGCTGGAGCAATATGGATGAAATACATGGTGATTTTCAAAAACGGCCGGCAGCACCCTTACCGGTATCTGCTGCACTTGTTTCTCCTTCGGTACCGCTGACGCATATACGGGAACAGGGTACTGCAGATACCATCATGGCCATACAACTGATCCGGATACTGGATAAACCCTATTATCAGATCAAGGGAAAAGGGAAATCCTACCTGGCAGATGCGATTACCGGTAACCTCCGGCCTGCACTTACACAAACGGAGGCGGTGGAGGTGGCCACACAACATTTTAACGGTGCACCGGCGATTACGGCTGTGGAATACCTGACCAGCACCAACGGGCATCATGAATACCGCGAAGGCGCTTTGCCTGCCTATGCGGTTACCTTCGGGCATCGTTCCGGTACGACGGTATATGTATCGGCAGCGTTGGGAACCGTGCAGAAATTCCGGAATAATAAATGGCGGATGTTCGATTTCCTGTGGATGTTGCACACCATGGACTACCAGGGGAGAGATAACTTTGGCAATCTCTTGTTGCGGTTATTTTCCATTTTTGGACTGGTAACTGTGGTGTCCGGATTCATATTGTATGGGATGAGCTCCCGGTTATTTAAAAAACGAAAACCGCTCAAACGACCGGTTACTGCTTCATAGCAGCGTTCAGCGGGATATAGGATATAAAGGATTATTTTTTGTGCGTAATAATATACCCGCACAAAAAATAATCCTTTTTGCGTAGGGGAACTTCAAGAAATTCCCATATTCGAAAACCATTGATGGGAGAACCTCCGATATTTGTATCCTGAAAACAGCGTAGGGTTTGTGTGGAAAGTAGTATTGCCAAAGGTACTGGCAATGCCTGTATGATGTCTGATACGTAGCAGACAAGGTATCGTATAGCAGAGGTGCCGCAGCCATATCGGGTCTGTTTTGTTTCACTGTGACAGAAAGAATTTCCTTATTTGATCAATCTAAAAATAATCACTTAACAACTACAACGCATAAAAAAGGCCGCGCAGTTCGCACCTGCACGGCCACCCTCCTTGTGAAAGGGGCTTAAAACGTGGTAAACATTAAAAGCAATGCAAAATAAAGGAATTTTGTTAATGGCATGCCTATGCCTGCTAGGTAATTTCGGAATCGCTCAATCAAAACCTGTCGCAGACTTTGAAGGAATTATAAAAGATGAAAAAGGCGCGGCTATAGAAGCCGTTATATATATCCGGGAAAATGGAAAAGGTACCGTTGCTTCTTCCACTGGTGTCTTCAGTTATAAAGCCTTGCCTCCCGGACATTATACCCTCGAAATACGGGCTGTTGGTTATAAATCATTGATACAACAAATAGATCTCCCTCTTACCACTGCTACACCCCTTACTTTTCAGCTCCGGAAAAAAGAGAGCCAGTTGTCTGCCGTAACGGTATGGGGCAGAAGTGCCACCGAAGCGGTGAATAAACAATCCTATAATGTAGTGGCCATTGATGCCAAAAAACTATATAACACCACTCTGGATATCGGACAGGTAATGAACCGGGTATCCGGCGCCAGAGTACGGGAAACAGGCGGTGTAGGGTCTGACGTGAGTTTCTCCCTCAATGGGTTTACCGGTAAACAGGTGAAGTTTTTTGTGGATGGGATGCCAATGGATAATTTCGGCTCTTCTTTCCAGTTGAATAATATACCCGTAAATTTTGCAGAACGGGTGGAGATTTATAAAGGTGTAGTACC
Coding sequences within:
- a CDS encoding efflux RND transporter permease subunit codes for the protein MNWLKNIFKKSPQWISEEERLRVIGDSSKQVSRGVFFATVIIITSFLPVFMLTGQEGKLFHPLAYTKTFIMIVDALLVITLAPVLISFFMKGKFRPDHANPVNRFLERIYEPVIKGVLKWRKTTIAINVIALVVTIPLLKSLGSEFMPPLDEQSVLFMPVTLPDISNAEAKRILQVQDKIIKSVPEVEKVLGKAGRANTATDNSPISMIETIIMLKPTSQWREGKTKKDIIDELDAKLQIPGVVNGWTQPIINRINMLATGIRTDVGVKVYGQNLDTIAAVSERVRKALEGTAGVMDLYVEPVTGGKYLDISVRRGELARYGLSVDDINQTVETALGGAPVGNTIEGRQRFSISVRLAQDYRNSVEQIKRMPVMSAAMGEVPLSAVADVKFVDGPPMITSENAMLRGAVLFNVRGRDLGSTVKDAIDKMNAAQGILPQGYYLEWSGQYENLIRGQQTLLWIAPVVLTIIFFSLYFAFHSIREAFLSLITVPFALIGGAYMIYFWGVNLSVAVAVGFIALFGIAVETGIVMVIYLNDAMQQLVKQKGNSAATITREDLRVQVIYGAARRLRPKLMTVCVSLFGLVPVLWASGVGTDVMKPIVLPMIGGVLTSSTHILLVTPLIFLMTKEYELRKYGKLEIHEVHH
- a CDS encoding efflux RND transporter periplasmic adaptor subunit, with protein sequence MERKQFIKAAGWMALVPALLLAACQDTDKKPATEVAPAATFTCPMHPQIVQHKPGTCPICGMDLVPFDKNNKELALTLGESQLALANITTTTIGAGVLSNFKQLNGRLAVDPANTAVISSRVAGRMEVMYIKETGVKVSKGQPLYKIYSEQLAALQQEYLLAAAQVKQFPEDARFKQIAAAARQKLALYDQSPAQIDQLLQSQKVNPYVTYPATVSGVVSELSAAEGQYVAEGGAVMRLEGYQQLWVEADVYPAEAAAVHTGQVVKVVVAGWENEPQQMTIQFINPALQSGSQLMQLRGTVANADSRWQPGMQANILLPLKSSGEALSLPVDAVIRDGKGTHVWVEKSKGKFEPRKVTTGMENADAVEITSGLEAGDKVVITGAYLLYSEYILKKGVNPMAATGGHQHG
- a CDS encoding efflux RND transporter periplasmic adaptor subunit, with translation MRNSYIVNILLILLGGITGLAACKAGSNKHTPASEPAGKGADTVVRGAHKEQLPDSSITRLTQPVNARVIARMPVISPEGGSRIFSSVVNGVITYDTRNQTSIASRVGGRIERLLIKYNYQPVRKGQLIMEIYSPDLAAAQRELLYVAANGNQSDMLARARQRLSLLGMSGSGIDQVLKTRQIVYRIPVYSNSDGYILEKSAAASPVASPAAAPAAAGGGDGMSGMSGGSAPAAASGSAAAAPATTPVLLREGQYVSAGQSLFTVYGATNLVAEFAFPSQLAAHIRRGQKLLFYPATDNSQMQAGNIGLIEPVFRNGQNFMLGRVYLGQHTLRPGTLINASVPVVYTTGWWLPKKAVWRLGNKTIVFKQEQDVFIPVEVTSGVEAEDWIQLTDTVSGDWKVAANAAYLVDSESFIKTTHQVQ
- a CDS encoding efflux RND transporter permease subunit, which codes for MVHRIIEWSLRNRFIVLVLSAVLFAWGIFAVKKNPIDAIPDLSENQVIVFTEWMGRGPQLIEDQVTYPLVTNLQGLPKIKYVRGNSMFGMSFIYVIFQDDVDVYWARERVLERLSTVSRTLPAGVTPQLGPDGTGVGHILWYTLDAPGMDLGEQRALQDWYIKFALQNVAGVSEIASFGGFQKQYQITVDPNKLLYYRLSVADVINAVRTNNNESGGRKFELSDIGYIIKTSGYLKSISEIENIPVKTQNSIPIRVADVAAVQMTGETRLGIFDQDGEGERVGGIVVMRYGENAAEVIEKVKARMKEVAKGMPEKVKFDIVYDRGDLIRESVESIKGTLIEEMIVVSVVVIIFLFHWRSALSIIIQIPITLAASFILLNAFGISSNIMSLTGIALAIGVIVDNGIIMSENAYKHLAERYAGWEEQQKNKQL
- a CDS encoding PepSY domain-containing protein; protein product: MAKSKHYYIRQSHRYLGLLLGIQFLLWTIGGLYFSWSNMDEIHGDFQKRPAAPLPVSAALVSPSVPLTHIREQGTADTIMAIQLIRILDKPYYQIKGKGKSYLADAITGNLRPALTQTEAVEVATQHFNGAPAITAVEYLTSTNGHHEYREGALPAYAVTFGHRSGTTVYVSAALGTVQKFRNNKWRMFDFLWMLHTMDYQGRDNFGNLLLRLFSIFGLVTVVSGFILYGMSSRLFKKRKPLKRPVTAS
- a CDS encoding DUF3347 domain-containing protein, with amino-acid sequence MIKKWMTGIGLLLVTFFWMACGNGNDSTNNKATTDSAAAAPQQDTVSVTPVAGVVLKEDALNAIYIHYMRLTDALTAGEVAAARIAGSAIEAGAANIPGGAGLARTAAGIMAAGDIETQRTAFAALSEDFIALVKKSGLQRGTLYVDFCPMAMNDKGAYWLSANKVISNPYFGAEMLTCGEVKTTIQ
- a CDS encoding DUF3347 domain-containing protein, encoding MRTIITGVITLATFTFVACNSNNNATSHAGHGHDSTAAAAPAETPAETVNTVAPQFTNLDAKVAASWKTVVDSYLQLKNGLAADDDAAAAKAGKEMAAALAKLDKQLLTPEQAKVYQENEEDLLEHASHIGQNAGNIAHQREHFETMSEEVYVLVKAFGGGQPLYQDFCPMYNDNKGAYWLSEAKDVKNPYQGSKMSGCGIVKEMIR
- a CDS encoding TolC family protein, which gives rise to MKYITKYIMGLLFCVPVQLWAQQAPVIPLDSILQRIDRNNILLQSYGLKAESYKYSADAATAWMAPMVGAGTFMTPYPGQTIMDEKDKGSIMLQLEQDIPNPAKLRAKKQFIASQGNVELATRGITGNELKAQAKRLYFNWLVARQRIHVLQENEKIMVMMKQIEEVRYPYNQSQLSGVYKATAKIEENRNMIRMQEGTIAKARSWLNSLMNVPGNQAFDIDTTYRPVFEAAPSYDTAALAAVRQDVWKMNESIRSMQLNVVSMKQDKKPDFKVRFDHMSPLGGMMPKAFSAMGMVSIPIVPWASKMYRSGIKSMEYNVQAMEKERAAMLQETQGMLYGMQYEIQSMQQRITAMESKIIPALQHTLDAGFLNYQENKLAITNVIDAWEALTMMQSGILDEKLKLYEMIVDYEKQLYR
- a CDS encoding heme-binding domain-containing protein, producing MRTLKIALSVAGILFLLIQLIRPEKNQQEPTPDRLDSIPPAVATLLKNACYDCHSNQTVYPWYAHIQPAGWFLAHHIRDGKAALNFDTFRQYTMKKQRSKLKSMKTQLTTGQMPLSSYTWLHPAATLTTAQRSRMIHWIDSLLAVK